A region of Streptomyces sp. NBC_01750 DNA encodes the following proteins:
- a CDS encoding pirin family protein: MSNLDRQAALSVCGGRGFVVAEPVRELLSPRHVQLGESTAVRRLLPNLGRRMVGAWAFVDHYGPDDIADEPGMQVPPHPHMGLQTVSWLHEGEVLHRDSTGSLATIRPRELGLMTSGRAISHSEESPKPHARFLHGAQLWVALPGAERNVEPHFQHHTDLPTVSGPGLTATVILGRLDGAVSPGATYTPLVGADLALARGAATSLPLDPDFEYAVLAMSGEAHVDGVPVLPGSMLYLGCGRTELPLRAESDAGLMLLGGEPFEEEIVMWWNFVGRSHEEIEQARSDWMTGSRFGEVKGYDGDRLSAPELPPVALKPRGRVR, translated from the coding sequence ATGAGCAATCTCGATCGTCAGGCCGCCCTGTCCGTCTGCGGCGGTCGTGGCTTCGTCGTCGCCGAACCCGTTCGCGAACTCCTCAGCCCGCGCCACGTCCAGCTCGGCGAATCAACCGCGGTCCGCAGGCTGCTGCCCAACCTCGGCCGCCGCATGGTGGGAGCCTGGGCCTTCGTCGACCACTACGGCCCCGACGACATCGCCGACGAGCCCGGCATGCAGGTCCCGCCCCACCCGCACATGGGACTCCAGACCGTGAGCTGGCTCCACGAGGGCGAGGTGCTGCACCGTGACAGCACCGGCAGCCTGGCGACGATCCGTCCGCGCGAACTCGGCCTGATGACCTCCGGCCGGGCGATCAGCCACTCCGAGGAGAGCCCCAAGCCGCACGCCCGCTTTCTGCACGGAGCCCAGCTCTGGGTCGCACTCCCCGGCGCCGAGCGGAACGTCGAGCCGCACTTCCAGCACCACACGGACCTGCCGACGGTCAGCGGCCCCGGTCTGACCGCCACCGTCATCCTCGGTCGGCTCGACGGCGCCGTCTCGCCCGGCGCCACCTACACCCCGCTCGTCGGCGCCGACCTGGCGCTCGCCCGGGGCGCCGCGACGAGCCTGCCGCTGGACCCCGACTTCGAGTACGCCGTGCTCGCCATGTCCGGCGAGGCCCATGTCGACGGCGTGCCCGTGCTGCCCGGTTCGATGCTCTACCTCGGCTGCGGCCGCACCGAACTGCCCCTGCGTGCCGAATCCGACGCGGGTCTGATGCTTCTCGGCGGTGAGCCCTTCGAGGAGGAGATCGTCATGTGGTGGAACTTCGTGGGCCGTTCGCATGAGGAGATCGAGCAGGCCCGCTCGGACTGGATGACCGGCTCCCGGTTCGGCGAGGTGAAGGGGTACGACGGCGACCGGCTGTCTGCTCCCGAACTGCCGCCGGTGGCGCTGAAACCGCGAGGCAGGGTGCGCTGA
- a CDS encoding recombinase family protein, producing the protein MIIHNQDLLSQQALVRISDDREGGGLGVKRQEDDCRLLAASLGWKVVEVYVDNDVTAADRRKKRKDYLRMLEDVKSGHIDAIVSWHPDRLYHQPAELEDLIIIVEEHKTEIATVKAGDLDLSTPTGRLVARMLGAIARRGVEHKQERILRKVQELVATGKTEALRQRRFDSLQERRGPRSQAYAEFVTAGQELVDSFYGQADEFHAQFDALYTNIRKRRSTVAVAGPEAVVQAAAELANEVRMLRNNLMHARVGHFFNEKGKIEKRLDAFTKAARTALEDEGHQT; encoded by the coding sequence GTGATCATCCACAACCAAGATCTACTTTCACAACAGGCCCTAGTCCGCATCTCAGATGACCGTGAGGGAGGCGGACTTGGCGTGAAGCGCCAGGAGGACGACTGCCGCCTCCTCGCCGCCTCGCTCGGCTGGAAGGTCGTGGAGGTGTACGTCGACAACGACGTGACTGCCGCTGACCGCCGGAAGAAGCGTAAGGACTACCTGCGGATGCTGGAGGACGTGAAGTCCGGCCACATCGACGCCATCGTGTCCTGGCACCCGGACCGCCTGTACCACCAGCCCGCAGAGCTGGAGGACCTGATCATCATCGTGGAGGAGCACAAGACCGAGATCGCGACCGTCAAGGCGGGCGACCTCGATCTGAGCACCCCCACAGGCCGCCTCGTGGCCCGGATGCTCGGCGCCATCGCCAGGCGCGGGGTGGAGCACAAGCAGGAGCGCATCCTCCGCAAGGTCCAGGAGCTGGTGGCGACCGGGAAGACGGAGGCGTTGCGGCAGCGGCGCTTCGACAGCCTTCAGGAGAGGCGGGGCCCCCGCTCACAGGCATACGCGGAGTTCGTCACGGCTGGCCAGGAACTGGTGGACTCTTTCTACGGGCAAGCCGATGAGTTCCACGCTCAGTTCGACGCCCTCTACACAAACATCCGCAAGCGCCGTTCCACCGTCGCCGTTGCGGGGCCAGAAGCTGTGGTCCAGGCAGCGGCCGAGCTTGCCAACGAAGTCAGGATGCTGCGGAACAACCTGATGCACGCAAGGGTCGGCCATTTTTTCAACGAAAAGGGCAAGATCGAGAAGCGCCTGGATGCATTCACCAAGGCGGCGCGGACAGCCCTCGAAGACGAGGGCCACCAGACGTAG
- a CDS encoding GntR family transcriptional regulator, whose amino-acid sequence MAQPEYLRIAAELRRRISSGEFRPGDQLPTLPALSEQYRVSETTIRNALALLRNEGMIETRARAGTLVRKTPPVHRMAADRYRNKVGAPSTPFTKDQGIGWSEYRLDKRFERVAATAELAALFECEVGERLLARHFIFYDSDQPTQMSTSYVRWSDVDGTPVADPIHEPWPGGTRAQMASLGIRVTRITESFICGMPTEHEAETLRIGSGVPVLRLTRRHIADNGRIVEVAYPIVRRGDSTVVDFVIDLDD is encoded by the coding sequence GTGGCCCAGCCCGAGTACTTGCGGATCGCTGCCGAGCTCCGTCGCCGTATCTCTTCCGGCGAGTTCAGGCCCGGCGACCAACTCCCGACCCTCCCGGCGCTCTCCGAGCAGTACCGGGTGTCGGAGACGACGATCCGCAACGCCCTTGCCCTGCTCCGCAATGAGGGCATGATCGAGACCAGGGCCCGAGCCGGAACCCTCGTACGCAAGACGCCTCCCGTGCACCGGATGGCGGCCGACCGGTACCGGAACAAGGTCGGGGCGCCCTCCACGCCGTTCACCAAGGACCAGGGCATCGGCTGGAGTGAGTACCGGCTCGACAAGCGGTTCGAGCGGGTGGCGGCCACGGCGGAGCTGGCGGCTCTCTTCGAATGCGAGGTGGGGGAGCGGCTGTTGGCCCGCCACTTCATCTTCTATGACAGCGACCAGCCCACCCAGATGAGCACCTCGTACGTCCGCTGGAGCGACGTGGACGGGACTCCCGTCGCAGACCCGATCCATGAGCCGTGGCCGGGAGGGACGAGGGCCCAGATGGCCTCCCTCGGCATCCGGGTCACGAGGATCACCGAGTCCTTCATCTGCGGCATGCCGACCGAACACGAGGCCGAGACGCTCCGGATCGGGTCCGGAGTCCCGGTGCTGCGTCTCACCCGGCGCCACATTGCCGACAACGGCAGGATCGTTGAGGTTGCCTATCCGATCGTCCGGCGGGGCGACTCCACCGTGGTGGACTTCGTAATCGACCTGGACGACTGA
- a CDS encoding tetratricopeptide repeat protein has translation MNDTYYEFGTAAERWDRAQLFFEAKEYVTAVRILGGLVDEAPEQIAPRLLLARAYYHSAQLRRAEAELRAVLELSPVEHYARLMLGRTLERQGRADDAAPHLRLAAAMSGELVPEAVDR, from the coding sequence GTGAACGACACGTACTACGAGTTCGGCACCGCCGCCGAGCGGTGGGACCGCGCACAGCTGTTCTTCGAGGCCAAGGAGTACGTCACGGCGGTCCGCATCCTCGGCGGTCTCGTCGACGAGGCGCCGGAGCAGATCGCGCCGCGGCTGCTGCTCGCCCGTGCCTACTACCACTCCGCGCAACTGCGCAGGGCCGAGGCCGAGCTGCGCGCCGTACTGGAGCTCAGCCCGGTGGAGCACTACGCACGGCTGATGCTGGGCCGCACGCTGGAGCGTCAGGGGCGCGCCGACGACGCCGCGCCGCATCTGCGGCTGGCCGCGGCCATGTCCGGAGAGCTTGTGCCGGAGGCGGTCGACCGGTAG
- a CDS encoding AEC family transporter → MHAGRVTVLSGFLPIWAITAVGWAAGRFDVLGAQAQHVLGRFAFAFAMPALLFLTLSRARVSDLASPGVAVFAASLLIVFALGLVLGRWVFRRRQADRAIGAMAGAYVNSANLGIPVAVHVLNDTTFFIAAALFQTLFITPLILVLIDLDVRRGAPDRWGRILQLPVRNPIIAASAAGVTVAALGWRLPAEVTAPVQMLGGAAVPAALFALGMSLNAPAKRPDSAGRTERRVLVALKIAVQPVLAYALARWAFGLGGHELFAVVLCAGLPTAQNAFIFASEYRLNTDLARDTVLLSTLLSMGSLSLIAWLLA, encoded by the coding sequence ATGCATGCTGGCCGGGTGACCGTGCTCTCCGGCTTCCTGCCCATCTGGGCGATCACCGCCGTCGGTTGGGCCGCCGGCCGGTTCGATGTGCTCGGCGCTCAGGCGCAGCACGTGCTGGGGCGGTTCGCCTTCGCGTTCGCCATGCCGGCGCTGCTGTTCCTGACACTCTCCAGGGCACGGGTGTCCGATCTCGCCAGTCCGGGTGTGGCGGTGTTCGCCGCCAGCCTGCTCATCGTCTTCGCGCTCGGCCTGGTGCTCGGCCGGTGGGTGTTCCGGCGGCGCCAGGCCGACCGTGCCATAGGCGCGATGGCGGGGGCGTACGTCAACTCGGCCAATCTGGGCATCCCCGTGGCCGTGCACGTCCTGAACGACACCACGTTCTTCATAGCCGCGGCGCTGTTCCAGACGCTGTTCATCACGCCACTGATCCTGGTCCTCATAGATCTCGACGTACGGCGCGGGGCGCCCGACCGATGGGGCCGCATCCTGCAGCTGCCTGTGCGCAACCCCATCATCGCGGCGTCCGCCGCCGGGGTGACCGTCGCGGCCCTTGGCTGGCGACTGCCGGCCGAGGTGACCGCGCCGGTCCAGATGCTCGGCGGCGCGGCCGTGCCCGCCGCCCTGTTCGCACTCGGCATGTCTCTCAACGCACCCGCGAAGCGGCCCGACTCGGCAGGCCGTACCGAACGGCGGGTGCTGGTCGCGCTCAAGATCGCGGTCCAGCCCGTGCTCGCCTACGCACTCGCCCGTTGGGCGTTCGGTCTCGGCGGGCACGAGCTGTTCGCGGTGGTGCTGTGCGCGGGCCTGCCGACGGCACAGAACGCGTTCATCTTCGCGTCCGAGTACCGGCTCAACACCGACCTCGCCAGGGACACTGTCCTGCTGTCCACGCTGCTGTCCATGGGTTCCCTGTCGCTGATCGCCTGGCTGCTGGCGTGA
- a CDS encoding IucA/IucC family protein produces the protein MGTAAPHSAARTGLPGADDAVAHTLLNCLLREVCGPEHETAVIDGHLLLRLPRRGVLLRVALRRTSLIGAHRFTGPVAEQTRTGWSELGWRRLAEYTHAELTLRTGARNDEFLAQVDASHQGVRAALAAPRPALDGGRLATYLASEQSLRLGHRFHPTPKARSGDPALWSAYAPEAAAAFPLLMLAVREHLTVQESAEPGATDPLDRLHPVPEGYRLLPAHPWQYELLHGHPSLRAAVARRDILDLGRGRSLFTATASVRTLYDGETFLKFSLNVRITNCLRKNASYELAGAVALTRLLGPALAELATRFPGSGVLREPAYRSLAIPGPDGRPDLTLLEGFGVIVREGLDGHLRPGTTPLLAAAIADEYPTGPAQVSRLLADSDPGSALRWWRDYLALLLPPVLAAYFDHGLVLEPHLQNVVVCVDADGRPAKVLFRDLEGTKLLPEHHAETLAALSPEVAGPLTYDAERGWDRVVYCLVVNHVSDMLAALADLHPQTEPELWAQVRRALQEYADEHGCPARLGALLAGAPLPAKANLLTRWERTADREAGYVRLPSPFAEDMLSRATRTDDVRSAR, from the coding sequence ATGGGCACTGCAGCCCCCCATTCCGCCGCCCGGACCGGGCTGCCCGGCGCCGACGACGCCGTGGCCCACACCCTCCTCAACTGTCTTCTCCGCGAGGTCTGCGGCCCCGAGCACGAGACGGCCGTCATCGACGGCCATCTGCTGCTGCGCCTGCCACGCCGCGGGGTGCTGCTGAGGGTGGCCCTGCGCCGTACGTCCCTCATCGGAGCGCACCGCTTCACGGGCCCGGTGGCCGAACAGACCCGCACAGGATGGTCCGAGCTCGGCTGGCGCCGCCTCGCCGAGTACACGCATGCCGAGCTCACGCTCCGTACCGGCGCGCGCAACGACGAATTCCTGGCCCAGGTCGACGCGAGCCATCAGGGCGTCCGTGCCGCCCTGGCCGCGCCGCGTCCCGCCCTTGACGGTGGCCGGCTCGCCACCTACCTGGCGTCCGAGCAGTCCCTCAGACTCGGCCACCGCTTCCACCCCACCCCGAAGGCCCGCAGCGGCGACCCGGCCCTCTGGTCCGCCTACGCCCCTGAAGCCGCGGCGGCCTTCCCACTGCTCATGCTCGCCGTACGTGAGCATCTGACCGTCCAGGAGTCGGCCGAACCAGGCGCCACCGACCCGCTGGACCGGTTGCACCCGGTGCCCGAGGGATACCGGCTGCTGCCCGCACACCCCTGGCAGTACGAACTGCTCCACGGGCACCCGTCGCTGCGGGCGGCCGTCGCCCGGCGCGACATCCTCGACCTGGGCCGCGGCCGAAGCCTGTTCACCGCCACCGCGTCCGTGCGCACCCTGTACGACGGGGAGACCTTCCTGAAGTTCAGCCTCAACGTCCGCATCACCAACTGCCTGCGCAAGAACGCCAGTTACGAACTGGCAGGCGCGGTTGCCCTCACCCGCCTGCTCGGACCGGCCCTCGCGGAGCTGGCCACCCGCTTCCCCGGCAGCGGCGTGCTCCGCGAGCCCGCCTACCGCAGCCTCGCCATCCCCGGCCCGGACGGCCGGCCCGACCTCACTCTCCTCGAAGGCTTCGGCGTGATCGTCCGCGAAGGGCTCGACGGCCATCTCCGGCCCGGCACGACACCTCTGCTGGCGGCCGCCATCGCCGATGAGTACCCCACGGGCCCCGCCCAGGTCTCCCGGCTTCTTGCGGACTCGGACCCCGGCAGCGCCCTGAGATGGTGGCGGGACTACCTGGCGCTGCTCCTCCCGCCCGTCCTGGCCGCCTACTTCGACCACGGCCTCGTCCTCGAACCGCATCTTCAGAACGTCGTCGTCTGCGTCGACGCCGACGGCAGACCCGCCAAGGTCCTCTTCCGTGATCTGGAAGGCACCAAACTCCTCCCCGAGCACCACGCCGAGACCCTCGCCGCGCTGTCGCCCGAGGTCGCGGGCCCGCTGACGTACGACGCCGAGCGCGGCTGGGACCGAGTCGTCTACTGCCTTGTGGTGAATCACGTATCCGACATGCTCGCCGCGCTCGCCGATCTGCACCCACAGACCGAACCAGAGCTGTGGGCCCAGGTCCGCCGGGCGCTCCAGGAGTACGCGGACGAGCACGGCTGCCCTGCCCGCCTCGGCGCCCTGCTGGCCGGCGCGCCGCTGCCCGCCAAGGCCAATCTGCTCACCCGCTGGGAGCGCACGGCCGACCGCGAGGCGGGCTATGTCCGCCTTCCTTCCCCGTTCGCCGAGGACATGCTGTCCAGAGCGACCCGAACCGACGACGTCCGGAGTGCCCGATGA
- a CDS encoding IucA/IucC family protein, whose amino-acid sequence MTNTVAGPAERELLLRLLSALLREDVVGLRSRSTALEHPDGAWLRLGTADGDALELPIREDGFQYETGARLPLLRRESDGVELSTADGILAALGALADPVDRDGYDALADECRQTLATLRLHAVTHHEVIAMLGARYGNDPADWTGLAGGLAHDTLAARLDHPVYPTARGRLGLKAPQLHAYAPEFHPRFALRWITLPKDAVTARGVNGSADPAGPWPTPSALGLPDLDDSHLALPVHPLTVGEPLRQALRTTGLDSRAVLSERPYLQALPTLSMRTVALAEHPRIHLKLPLATATLGMRNRRTIKPGTLVDGAAVQRLLQTVIAHEPRFRDRILLADESRFAHAGHELLAVLVRRWPAGLDDAVVVPMAALLSEAPGGRLLIDHLADRFHGGLPLALLDDVLCLLFDWQTTLFGYGIALESHQQNISLVLDEHAGRTRLRLLLKDNDGPRINTVRMRAALGADAPDPSEFDDARIFGDKDAPVVDLFTTITVHLCAGAYAFGLARHGRAPLDRLLSLVRDRLGEAVARLGARPGQPGAVLREHVLDAARLPVKAMVTAGTLLTKERSGASDINKHYTTGPNYLLREV is encoded by the coding sequence GTGACGAACACAGTCGCCGGCCCGGCCGAGAGGGAACTCCTCCTCCGTCTGCTCAGCGCCCTCCTGCGCGAGGACGTCGTCGGCCTGCGCAGCCGCTCCACCGCGCTGGAGCACCCGGACGGGGCCTGGCTGCGTCTGGGGACCGCGGACGGGGACGCGCTTGAGCTGCCCATTCGCGAGGACGGATTCCAGTACGAGACCGGCGCCCGGCTGCCCCTGCTGCGCCGGGAGTCCGACGGCGTGGAACTGAGCACCGCCGACGGCATCCTGGCCGCCCTCGGCGCGCTCGCCGATCCCGTGGACCGTGACGGTTATGACGCCCTCGCCGACGAATGCCGCCAGACGCTCGCAACCCTGCGGCTGCACGCCGTCACGCACCACGAGGTCATCGCGATGCTCGGCGCCCGGTACGGCAACGATCCCGCGGACTGGACCGGACTGGCGGGCGGACTCGCCCACGACACCCTCGCCGCCCGCCTCGACCACCCCGTCTACCCCACGGCGCGTGGCCGCCTGGGACTCAAGGCGCCACAACTGCACGCGTACGCACCGGAGTTCCACCCCCGATTCGCCCTGCGCTGGATCACCCTTCCCAAGGACGCGGTCACCGCACGGGGCGTGAACGGCTCCGCGGACCCGGCCGGCCCATGGCCCACACCTTCGGCGCTCGGTCTGCCGGACCTCGACGACAGCCACCTCGCCCTCCCCGTCCATCCGCTGACCGTGGGCGAACCACTGCGGCAGGCACTGCGCACCACCGGACTCGACAGCCGGGCGGTGCTGTCCGAGCGGCCGTACCTTCAGGCCCTGCCGACCCTGTCGATGCGGACCGTGGCCCTGGCCGAGCATCCCCGCATTCATCTCAAACTGCCCCTGGCCACAGCCACGTTGGGCATGCGCAACCGACGCACGATCAAGCCCGGCACACTCGTCGACGGCGCGGCGGTGCAGCGCCTGCTGCAGACCGTGATCGCCCACGAGCCCCGCTTCCGGGACCGCATCCTGCTCGCCGACGAAAGCCGGTTCGCCCACGCCGGTCATGAACTCCTCGCGGTACTGGTCCGGCGCTGGCCGGCCGGTCTGGACGACGCGGTCGTCGTGCCGATGGCGGCCCTGCTGAGCGAAGCCCCCGGTGGGCGGCTGCTGATCGACCATCTCGCCGACCGTTTCCACGGCGGCCTGCCACTCGCCCTTCTCGACGACGTACTCTGCCTGCTCTTCGACTGGCAGACAACGCTGTTCGGGTACGGGATCGCCCTTGAGTCCCACCAGCAGAACATTTCGCTGGTGCTGGACGAGCACGCGGGCCGCACCCGGCTCAGACTGCTGCTCAAGGACAACGACGGACCGCGCATCAACACCGTCCGGATGCGCGCCGCCCTCGGCGCGGACGCGCCCGATCCGTCCGAGTTCGACGACGCGCGGATCTTCGGGGACAAGGACGCGCCGGTCGTCGACCTGTTCACCACCATCACGGTCCATCTCTGCGCGGGGGCGTACGCTTTCGGGCTCGCCCGCCATGGCCGCGCCCCGCTCGACCGGCTGCTAAGTCTCGTGCGCGACCGGCTCGGTGAGGCCGTGGCGCGGCTCGGGGCCCGGCCGGGGCAGCCCGGCGCCGTACTGCGCGAACACGTCCTGGACGCGGCGCGCCTGCCGGTCAAGGCGATGGTGACCGCGGGCACGCTGCTCACCAAGGAGCGCTCGGGGGCGTCCGACATCAACAAGCACTACACCACGGGTCCCAACTACCTGTTGCGGGAGGTGTGA
- a CDS encoding ATP-grasp domain-containing protein, with product MQLYLLALNPTDSVTEGFLPAARRLGLDITLLTDQPEAHRAACPDIELLECDVRDFRAVITRISAHRPPDAVFSNSDHLQTQTALAADYFGLPAKSWQAALRTKDKAEMRRHLAAAGQDTVRSVELAAGQDPVTALAALDLPYPCVIKPREGVASEDVVLVEGPGDLVLRCKEIRAHRPGASLVVEEYLPGELYTLETLGDGRVLHVLGGFHTALSPPPYFIEERLTYVEAHPEPVVAQVLARLDALGVGLGACHTEFVVHEGRARIIEVNYRAIGDQCDLLLARLLDVPLFEHILRTHLGVPLPADLEARTGGAARLDYPCAQRSGTLTAAPAATELTLGDVQLTYRPLRRTGERHELHRTNRDLLGVVRAIGGDQKTVDRVVTDFVSAHRWEITP from the coding sequence ATGCAGCTGTACCTGCTTGCCCTCAACCCGACCGACTCGGTCACCGAGGGATTCCTCCCCGCCGCCCGCCGGCTCGGCCTCGACATCACGCTGCTCACCGACCAGCCCGAGGCGCACCGGGCCGCCTGCCCGGACATCGAGCTCCTCGAGTGCGACGTGCGCGACTTCCGCGCGGTCATCACCCGGATCTCGGCCCACCGCCCGCCGGACGCCGTCTTCAGCAACAGCGACCATCTGCAAACCCAGACCGCCCTGGCAGCCGACTACTTCGGCCTCCCCGCCAAAAGCTGGCAGGCCGCGCTGCGCACCAAGGACAAGGCGGAGATGCGCCGCCACCTCGCCGCCGCCGGCCAGGACACCGTCCGGTCGGTGGAACTCGCCGCCGGGCAGGACCCGGTAACCGCCCTGGCCGCACTCGATCTGCCGTACCCGTGCGTCATCAAGCCGCGCGAGGGTGTGGCCAGCGAGGACGTCGTCCTGGTCGAGGGGCCCGGGGACCTTGTGCTGCGGTGCAAGGAGATCCGGGCACACCGGCCGGGAGCCTCCCTGGTGGTGGAGGAGTACTTGCCCGGGGAGCTGTACACCCTGGAGACACTCGGCGACGGCCGTGTCCTTCATGTGCTGGGCGGCTTCCATACCGCGTTGTCCCCACCGCCGTACTTCATCGAGGAGCGCCTGACCTACGTAGAGGCCCACCCGGAGCCCGTCGTCGCGCAGGTCCTTGCCCGGCTGGACGCCCTCGGCGTCGGACTCGGCGCCTGCCACACCGAGTTCGTCGTGCACGAAGGACGCGCGCGCATCATCGAGGTCAACTACCGTGCCATCGGGGATCAGTGCGACCTGCTCCTCGCCCGGCTGCTGGACGTCCCGCTCTTCGAGCACATCCTCCGTACGCATCTGGGCGTGCCGCTGCCGGCGGACCTGGAGGCACGGACCGGTGGCGCGGCGCGGCTCGACTACCCGTGCGCCCAGCGCTCCGGAACACTCACGGCCGCACCTGCCGCGACCGAACTGACGCTCGGCGACGTTCAGTTGACCTACCGGCCGCTGCGCCGGACCGGTGAACGGCACGAACTCCACCGCACCAACCGCGATCTCCTCGGCGTCGTCCGGGCCATCGGCGGCGATCAGAAGACCGTGGACCGGGTCGTGACCGACTTCGTCTCCGCCCACCGCTGGGAGATCACCCCGTGA
- a CDS encoding GNAT family N-acetyltransferase, whose amino-acid sequence MPELITPTGRLQSSWLAARDEWSPGAHQDGTGLRLAPEAGLDTPEVFSAWVEQLQQQSDRSVAVGEERVHATHWWIVEGDSYLGAIDLRHYLNAFLLDVGGHIGYSIRPSARRRGLATWALGAVLLEARAFGLGRVLVTCDDDNVGSARSIERNGGVLEDVRTTDAGIKRRYWITL is encoded by the coding sequence ATGCCTGAACTGATCACACCCACAGGTCGGCTCCAGTCCTCATGGCTCGCGGCGCGTGACGAGTGGTCTCCAGGTGCCCATCAGGACGGGACCGGCTTGCGTCTCGCACCTGAAGCCGGCCTCGACACCCCCGAGGTTTTCTCGGCGTGGGTTGAGCAACTGCAGCAGCAGTCGGACAGGTCAGTTGCCGTGGGAGAAGAGCGCGTCCACGCCACCCACTGGTGGATCGTCGAGGGCGACAGCTATCTGGGAGCCATCGATCTGCGGCACTATCTGAACGCCTTTCTGCTCGATGTCGGCGGGCACATCGGCTATAGCATCCGGCCCTCCGCCCGGAGACGCGGCTTGGCCACGTGGGCCCTTGGGGCGGTTCTACTCGAGGCCCGTGCGTTCGGTCTGGGGCGGGTCCTCGTCACCTGCGACGACGACAATGTCGGATCGGCGCGCAGCATCGAGCGCAACGGTGGCGTCTTGGAGGATGTCCGCACCACCGACGCGGGCATCAAGCGCCGCTACTGGATCACTCTGTAG
- a CDS encoding type III PLP-dependent enzyme produces MTAPTEPVRDRALSLPARSLPAYLYDLGALREHAASIRSALPGRVELYYAAKANPEPEILAALGPYVDGYEVSSGGELAHVAKAVPGRPLAFGGPGKTPDEIAAALDMGVERFHVESAYELRMLAELASRRACDAPVGVLLRFNLPLDGGSLEASALSMGGRPTPFGLDPSQADDAVRLLTDGSCPHLELLGIHAHLASGLRAPQQLAAAESIVTWATNLAARHRIDLREVNVGGGMTVDYTDPDARFDWAAYGAGLARLTAAHPGLTLRIEPGRALTAYCGWYATEVLDVKPSHGEEFAVVRGGTHHLRTPATKGHDQPCAVLSVDDWPHPWPRAAARQELVTLAGQLCTPKDVLARRVPAGGLRAADRVVFALAGAYAWNISHHDFLMHPRPGFHFLDA; encoded by the coding sequence ATGACCGCCCCCACCGAGCCGGTGCGCGACCGGGCCCTGTCCCTCCCGGCCCGGAGTCTGCCCGCCTACCTGTACGACCTCGGCGCCTTGCGGGAGCATGCCGCGTCCATCCGGTCGGCGCTGCCCGGGCGAGTCGAGCTGTACTACGCCGCCAAGGCCAACCCGGAACCGGAGATCCTGGCCGCACTCGGCCCGTATGTGGACGGCTATGAGGTCTCGTCGGGCGGCGAACTCGCCCATGTCGCAAAGGCTGTTCCAGGGCGTCCGCTGGCCTTCGGCGGCCCGGGGAAGACGCCTGACGAGATCGCCGCGGCGCTGGACATGGGCGTGGAACGCTTCCATGTCGAGAGCGCGTACGAGCTCCGCATGCTGGCGGAGCTCGCTTCCCGGCGGGCTTGTGACGCGCCCGTCGGAGTTCTGCTGCGCTTCAATCTTCCTCTGGACGGCGGTTCGTTGGAGGCAAGCGCCCTGTCCATGGGTGGCCGGCCGACGCCGTTCGGTCTCGACCCGTCCCAGGCGGACGACGCGGTCCGCCTCCTCACCGACGGCAGCTGCCCACACCTCGAGCTGCTCGGCATCCACGCCCACCTGGCCAGCGGTCTTCGGGCTCCGCAGCAGCTCGCCGCCGCCGAGTCCATCGTGACCTGGGCCACGAACCTCGCCGCCCGCCACCGCATCGACCTGCGCGAGGTGAACGTCGGCGGCGGCATGACCGTCGACTACACCGACCCCGACGCCCGATTCGACTGGGCCGCCTACGGCGCGGGCCTCGCCCGCCTCACTGCCGCCCACCCCGGCCTGACGCTGCGCATCGAGCCGGGCCGCGCGCTGACCGCGTACTGCGGCTGGTACGCCACCGAGGTGCTCGACGTGAAGCCGAGCCACGGCGAGGAGTTCGCGGTCGTCCGGGGCGGCACACACCATCTGCGCACCCCGGCGACAAAGGGCCACGACCAGCCCTGCGCGGTGCTTTCGGTGGACGACTGGCCGCACCCCTGGCCGCGGGCCGCGGCCAGGCAGGAGCTGGTCACCCTGGCCGGCCAGCTCTGCACGCCCAAGGACGTCCTGGCCCGCCGGGTCCCGGCGGGGGGTCTTCGGGCGGCTGACCGTGTGGTGTTCGCGCTGGCCGGGGCGTACGCGTGGAACATCTCGCACCACGACTTCCTGATGCATCCACGGCCGGGCTTCCACTTCCTGGATGCCTGA